A stretch of DNA from Xiphophorus maculatus strain JP 163 A chromosome 8, X_maculatus-5.0-male, whole genome shotgun sequence:
ATAGTGTTTTCCCTCAGCTGGAGCCAATCCCCTTTTATCCTTTGCCCAGACAAGGCTATGCAGGAAGTATGTGATCATCCCTTTTGTCTTATGAAAGctagagcattttttttttcctgacagatTTAGAGTGCAAAAGAGCCGtttatgctgtttgtattttttaaaaatattcagtggGCGCTTGATTGAAAGATTAGGTCACTGAGGATCACAGGATGAAAAGAAACTCCTCTCTAATCCTCACATGGTCTTCATGTGTTCAGAGAACTGTCTCTTTTAAGTACTGCTGGTATGTAGTGTGTAGTGGGAGTGTTCTTAGGCCAAACACAGGGCGATTGTGGTGCATCCTGGGTAAAGTTATTTCATCGCTCTCCTCCATCTGatcatttaatgaaaaatatatgtcAGAAAGCGATGCAAGTCTGCAATATCTGTGCTATAAAAGCTATCCTTGTGATTTCTTTGCCTTTTAAAATCCTAATTTCATATCTACATACAAATATATTCGGAAATATCCTCAGTTCATTCTCTCATAGCAGTGCTGACACAAGAGTCCTAAGCCTGCAGATGAGTCCCAGAGAAATGAAACTTAGATAAAAGGTAATGTGTCTTTAGGATGTAGGCATTGTTGACAAGGTCGCCTCCTTCCAGTCCATCAGGTGTCGATGTGGACCCTCCAGCGAGATAAAACCAGAGAGTCGCCATAAAACAGGAGACAATGATGTTGTCATAGGTGCTTAAAACTGATATGGTTCCCACAAGTCAGTCAAACAAACCTTCGCTGCTGTTCCTCACGAACAGATGCTTACTGTAACATGATCATCCTTTCTACAAAAGATATTATTATAGCTTTTGTATTTTCCTATATGGACATAAGTGATGAGGCATTTTTTTGTATCTAAATGGTCTGAAATGTTGCAGAGGCCAAATTTTTCAGACAACAAAAGGTAGTTGTGTGCTACTGTCATGATATTTCTGCTGCTgataattttacacaaaatataatGGAAATGTTGTAAGCGTTTCAAatatatgtaacattttttgaCAGGTTTACTGTTAGCATAAACATGTAATTATTGTGTACCTTGTAAGTTAGACTTCAGGGATGTTTTGTATCATAATTATTCTTTACAAATTAACCACGGCTATTAAGCTTTTTatggtttataaaaataataacaagtTGACATCATTACAGTGGAGCCATTACTATTatctagtttcttttttttcacagtgttcatattttattccattgaaagtcttaaaaaatgtttcactctgtcaaACTGAATCTTTGAATGCTTTCTGTAGTGTCACATGTGTTTTAAGGCATCCAAATTGTGAACTCGCACATTTGgtcaataaatgcatcaaaaacagCATCCACCCTACACACTAAATTtgagtttacttttaaaaaatcagacaaaggCTATGTTATACTTTGTACATAAATGGGGgttgtctgaatttttttttctatcagatAACTCatagattttattgattatgttttatttcggatatgtatgtttttacatttcacctTGTGCTTTTGGTCTGGTtagcatgttttgtttctttcttttagaaTTTTGCTTTTATCTCTTGTTAGAAACAGAtcaataaactaaactaaagtttgatttaaaaacacgCAGTGGCAAATCGCTAGACAAATCCAAGATTTGTACTTATAAATGATGTCAGCGTCAGTGaaaagtagaacaaaaataaaagttgctttttgaaaaacacattcaggTTTGACCTTAGGTTTATAAATACATCCTGACCTTAACTACTTTTGAATCAACTAAATGGCTTCTTGTCAtgcttaaatacatttttaaagcctGAATAAATAGTTATGAGACTTAATGCCATATGTTATTCCTTTATGGGAAAAAGTCCTGGACTGTATATGAAGTCTGGTGATCTACAGCAAATCTatttgagaaaaagaaactgtttcCAGGTGAGAAATGATATAGTTAACCATATGTTGTTATAAGCTGTTAAAATTCCCATTTGTGgcagatttctgacttttgaCCTTTGGTGGCACAGGAAtgaggaagacatttttttttctttcatgacaCCTTTTAAAGCACTGACCTATTAAGTTATCAAGCTATTAATATGACCTCTAAAGAGAAACTAACAGGTTGATTTATTCTGGCGGACACAGCTGGTGCTTGTGACGGTCTAAATGCCCTATAAACATCACACATTATAAAGCTGTGATCCAGCTTCttatttttagctgcaaatgttgcatttttggcTTCTTTATGCTGCCACAAGACGGACACACAAGAGCAAGACATTCAGCCAGTTTACAGACGCATGCTGGCTGCTATTTGCAGGAAAAATGCAGACCTGTAGCAGGAGCCAACACAATTActgtctgggtgtgtgtgtgtgtgtgtgtgtgtgcgtgtatgcgTGTGCGTATCATCAGGGCCATAGCATGGGGTGATGAGGACTCTCCTCGGCTGACCTCAGTGCAGATGACTAGGGATGGCCACAGCATCACCTCCACAGTAAGTCTAAAAAGATCCAACTTGATCCAGTGgattttgattatttcacacacatttattgATTCCCATGACTAATTATTGCTAACTTATCAATTAGATTTGCTTTAGATATTTTCAGGTTAAGGACAAAActtaactgtattttattggatcACAATTAGATTCTGATTATAAAGTGAAAGAATAATGAGataggttttatttaattattttttttacagattaaaatctgaaaagtgtgtcatAGATATGCATTCAGCTTCCTCGAGCCAATACTTCCACAAAGCACTGCAGTAGCAGCAGCAAGTTTTTTTAGTGGATGCATCCAGATGCGTCGAACATCCGTAGAATAAGACTTTGGTTCCATTTTTCTTGTGCGTGAACATCCgtttttcaagtcttgccacagattctctaaTTAGATTTCAGTCTAGATTGCCTGGGAAATTCAATCACATGAAAATACTTAGCACTAACCCGTCCTTGTGGATCACATTTATTGGAACTATTGGAATCCTTGTTGTTAATACTTTTCACGCACTCCTTTTACTAAAATGCATGTCGTACAGTCCAATTATGTGATTGTAAATTAGAGAACTGTTTTTTGATACAAACTAAGCCATGTTCCTTTATGCTGATGtgtctgcattttaaaatgttttattttgtcacttctTATTCCTCTCACAGTTTTTTGGACGACGTAATAAATGATGGgcaacagcagcaggagcagcaagAATTCTTGACCTCTTTGGAGACGGTTTTTCTCACCATCTTCCTCTCCGTCATCATTATTTTGACTATGTTTGGCAACCTGTTGGTTATGGTTGCTCTCTGCAAGGACAGGCATCTGAGGTGAGGTTGTTTTGGGTTGTTGTTTGGTTCCTGAAGTGGAAAAAGCGTTAAAGTTCTcaagtaaataaagtaaagtCATCCTGCAGCTGGTTGGATGTGAACAGCACTTAAACACCTtcatatctatttttaattagatACAAAGATTAGTTTGGAAATGTCTGGAATTTAAGCATTTACTGGAGAAAAGCATTTGTACTTGGATTATTTACTCTCTGTCACAATGTCTAAGACTTATGTCCATCTATTCTCAAATCTATCGTACGATTTGAGACCGGAAAATGTGAAGCTTAGACAAAAAGAACGCAGAGGAAGCCTGGCAAAGAACTAGAACTGATATTTATTCTTCATGTTTCTGAGTAAGctttcctgttttgttgtttcctctTAGAAGAAAAAAGACCAGCTACTTCATCGTCTCTCTGGCTTTTGCTGACCTGCTGGTTGCGCTGCTTGTGATGCCCTTTGCTGCCATCGAGCTAACCACCGGCCAGTGGCACTTTGGAGAAATTTTCTGCCTGGTGCGAACCTCTCTGGATGTTTTATTGACCACGGCATCCATCCTTCACCTCTGCTGCATTGCACTGGACAGGTCTGTGTCTGCGATAAGGACACAATACAGGAGAATTGAAACACTTATACTTTCTTCTAAAGCTCTGACATGCTGGATGGTTGACATTTAGACTTTTTAAGTTGGGAGTAGCAGTTCtcaaatttgaaaataagcCAGGAAGTTCCCAATACTGTAGTTttcaatttattatttcttttttcactatTTCCCATTTCTCTCCTATAGAAGGTATGCCTGGGCTAGTGATTGAATGCttggttgtgtgtttttgaggGGAGGCATCATTAATGGGGTTATTGCTGACATTAATTTTGTGTACccttcttatttttctttctcatataAATTACTGCCTACTAAGTACTTTTGTCATTTGCAATATTTCTCTTTagcacaaagaaaatgaaattattctAACTATTCTGCTTTCTatcattcttttctctttcaaaggAAGGTACAGCAGGCCCAGATATTCTGTGTTGAGCGGTGTCTCTTTCTTTGAAGACATCATTGATGGAGCAATTGTTACCATTTGCTTTGTgaacaatttgtgtttttctttcctagAATGTCCCCCAAGCTCTCTGTCTTTATTTACCAGAAAGTGCTATTAGTAGAGATCATGGTGCCTTTAATTCTGTGCATTCTTTCTCATAGAAAGTTCTCCTTCCCatgtgcttctgtgtttttttttttactatatctCTTTCCTGTAGAAAGCCACTGACAGAGCTGATGCTActattaactttgttttctcttcctgtttcctgttgtaGAAAGGATGCCTGGCCCAATAGCCCTTTGCTACCTGCCGCTTTTATCTGGTCAGAGCTATTAATGATGCATGCATGGTCATGAACTATGTATactaacttttatttctttcccaTGAAAAGTACACATGGATTTATGTTCAGCTGCGTttcttacttatttttttacactgactctggttctgctggtagTTTCTTCCTGTTACAAGCAGGTAATTCCTTTCCATTTGGTTCCTCGGGATGAAGAACTGGTGAAAAGTCAAAGAGACGTCCTAATCATTTCAGTTTAGCTTACTCAGATACGCTTTTACtaactggaaataaattatCAAGCAAATTTGACTTAATTGTGTTACTCAATGTGACGACATGTAAGTAGTTCCAAATCTATgtaattggattttatttgaatgacttgaactgatttaaattaattctCTCAAATAGACGAGTATGAATGCATCATACAGAATAACGTCCTGTAGCTCAGTTtgtcaccatggaaacatcTGATTCACAGCTTTGGGACTCTAAACATCAGCTCTAGTTTTACAACTTCAAAAATATAGTTGTCTGCCTCCACCCCATTTTGCTGGTGGGCaccacattttgaaaaccaatggtcattttattaaatgagtTCTATGTATAAATTGCATTCAATTTTGATCAATGCATGTTTAACACAGTGTATAATGTGcaaatctgtgtttgtttttctagataTTACGCCATCTGCTGCCAGCCGCTGGTCTACAGATATAAGATGACCCCAGTCAGAGTGGCACTTATGCTCATCGGTTGCTGGGTCATCCCCACATTTATCTCCTTCCTACCCATCATGCAAAAGTGGAACACTATTGGGATAGAGGACATTGTGAGTTCTCAGTAGCTAAGATTGGAAATGTTGAAAAGGTGTTGAAAATAGTGGCTCTCTTGTCTTTGCTGTTCAGATTGCTGACACAacaatattttctgtgtttcaaaaAGCACAGGTGAGTTTGTTCGAGTCACAGATTGCCAAAGACAGACACACGAGCCATATCATCAACTTatagtcagtttttttttgacTAACAGTCTTTATTTCCTTCTGTGATGAGACAGGAATGCCGTAGTCAAAACGTTAAAGCCACGTGGAGTGAATGGAAATGTACGCTATgattttcagattattaaaagaaattaatccCTGTATCATATTTCTTCTCTATTATTATCCACCATATTTGGCATATCTTGTAAAATTCCAGACAACTAAATTGAGGCTTGTCCAAATGCCAAAAAATGACAGAGTTGTGAATAATTTGCCTAGAAACCATGGAttatattaaattgtttttacatgttgagGTTCTGCTCCATCTGTGCACTTTTTATTTATCCCTTGTTGTTTCTTAGCAGTTCCAGGGCAGTTTGCCAGACAGACTAAACCTTTTTTAGTTGAAAAGGATATTActaagtacatttttattatggCTTTTAACATAACTGTTTCTTCAGGCTGTTTGGAATAAATGATGGAAACCGTCAGCTTGGGTCTCTCCAGAGTTCCTGTGTTTATTCTAAGCTAAACTAATCCTCTCCATATAGAATATATCACGATTATTTCTTTGTCTCCTGTCAGATTGAAGAGAAGCAATCCCTTTCGGGAGGCTCCAACACAAGTTGTGTGTTTCTGGTCAACCAGCCTTACGCCTTGATCTGCTCTGCCGTCGCCTTCTACGTGCCGCTGGCCCTCATGGTTTTGGCCTATCAGCGCATCTATGTCACTGCCATGATCCATGTCAGGCAGATAGAGACTCTTCACCGTGCCGGCTCCTTTCCGCCTACACATTCGGACCAGGTCATAACCATACAGTCTTCCAACTCCTCGGATCCACTGAATCACTACCGCCTGAGGACAGCGACCGGGCCCTTGTTCTCAGAACAGTCTCAAAGAAGACACAGACGCATGCGCATTGAGACGAGAGC
This window harbors:
- the LOC102224837 gene encoding 5-hydroxytryptamine receptor 4-like, producing MATASPPHFLDDVINDGQQQQEQQEFLTSLETVFLTIFLSVIIILTMFGNLLVMVALCKDRHLRRKKTSYFIVSLAFADLLVALLVMPFAAIELTTGQWHFGEIFCLVRTSLDVLLTTASILHLCCIALDRYYAICCQPLVYRYKMTPVRVALMLIGCWVIPTFISFLPIMQKWNTIGIEDIIEEKQSLSGGSNTSCVFLVNQPYALICSAVAFYVPLALMVLAYQRIYVTAMIHVRQIETLHRAGSFPPTHSDQVITIQSSNSSDPLNHYRLRTATGPLFSEQSQRRHRRMRIETRAAKTLAIIMGCFSLCWAPFFITNVVDPFIHYSVPWQVWTAWLWLGYINSGLNPFLYAYLNQAFRRAFLVILCCGDDRYTQQGTCSTGFHRPSSVQSANGTSMALRLSFLPNRSYSDNGQTILAIEQESQDSLGPL